The Larus michahellis chromosome 9, bLarMic1.1, whole genome shotgun sequence genome contains the following window.
aaaggaggaagaataaaACCCCATGTATGAGAAAAACAGGTTCTCCTTCAAACAGCTGCTGAGTGAAAATGGGCAAAACCCAAAGGCAACAGAAGAGAGGAGTGTCACCGCTGCAGGGACAGCCAGCTGCCCTGATGTCCCCCCGCATCATGCCCGAGTGCCTACAGCAAGGACTCAGGCCCCTCTTCCCTGCCCACGGGGGTCTCAGCATCTCTGAAGCAGCTCCCTTTCCTCAAAGAAGAGCTCTCTCGATGGCTGTTGAACTGGTAAACCCGTCGCTTAAACAGGCGATGGAGCTTCTCCTGGAACTGGTTGCCAATAAAGCAGTACAGCAACGGGTTGGTGCAGCTGTTGGCAAATGCCATGCAGATGGCAAACGGCAGCGCCGTGTCGATGATCCCCGTCACGTCACAGTTGTTAATGATGTTCATGTGAGCCAAGGCATCCAAAAACGTTAAAATGTGGAATGGGAGCCAGGAAATAAAGAAGGCCACAACAACAGCAGCCACCAGCTTTAGGACTTTGTCcctcttctgcttgtttttcccaAACTCCTGTGCTTTGAGCAGGTGCCTCCTGATCCAGATGTAGCACGTGGTGATCACCGTCAAGGGGATGAAGAAGCCAAGTGCATTTTTCAGGAAGGCTGTTGCCACGGACCATTTTGCGTAATTCTCATGAGGAAAGGCCATAATGCAAGCATTGACCCCCAAGCTTTCAATGTAGTGAGTGTCACGGAAATAAAAGGTTGGGAGGGAGGACAAACAGGCAAGGCCCCACACAACCAATGCGATAAAATAAGCTTGTCGTGGAGTTCTTCTTTGAGAGCGAATAGGATGGACAATAGCGTGGTACCGGTCCATGCCCATGCATGTAATGAAAAATATGCTTGCGAACATGTTCAGGCACAGGACAGAACTGGAGATCTTGCACATGagagacccaaagagccagttgtACCCCTGCGCGTAGTAGGTAGCCCAGAAGGGAAGGGTGGCGAGGCACAGCAAATCCGCCATGGCCAGGTTGAAAATGTAGATACTAGCCACTGTTTTGGGGCCACTGTACCGACAAAGCACCACAACCACCACGCTGTTGCCAACCAACCCCAGAACAAAAACCACGGAGAAGAGTGCTGGAATTAGAGAAAACTGATAATCTGAGGAGGAaagcgggcagggagggggcgagcgCAACGCAGCCGATGAGTTTGTTTCTGCTGTAAAGAGGACTTGGAGAGTTTCTCTGGTGGTGATGACCAGGGAGCAGTTGCTCTGCATGTTGGTGCTGGTGGAAAGGGAGGTTCTGCAGGAAATTCATGTGCTAGCAGCACTTTTCTATCACGTCGCTCACCTGTCGATCAGAAACTGCGTGTTAGACATGCTCTGCGGCCGTCTGGAATCACAGAGtcacaataaaataaaacccatttaAAATTATGTCTGTACGCTGAGTGCTGAAATACCAGGCAACCCTGCTGGACTCCCTTCCTCCGTCCCACTCACAGGACACAATTAGCTCTAGGGAGGTCACAGCACTTCTTAATTAGCCTGGCAGGGAAGCGAGCAGCTGGGTTTTATCTGTGATTACAGATGATATTTTCTGTGGCCAGCAGAGCAGAAAGATTATTGACTCAGGAGCTGGAGGTACTTCGGCAACTTTTGTGACCAAAGGCAGCACCGAAGCTCCTCGTGATCCTTTTCTCGGCTTTCTAATACTATTTCCATCACTCTGTGCCGTTAAAATCACGTAGAGAGGTAGCACTCGCCAGCGGGGATCAGGTACTTCACGCCTGAGGGTCTCCTGGGACTTCACAGGCATGAAAGCAGCTTTTTCACAAGGCTAAGAGGAAAGCAAGATTTTTCTAATTCACAGGGTCGGATACAAAGACACTGAAGGGTCTTTGCAAAATGTCATTTACTGTCAGAGTCCTTCTCAAAGCAAATCTGCACCTCCTGCCCTCATGACGGCTTTTAATCAGAAATGAAACATTCTCACCGCAGATACAAGCAATAGACAGCCAAGCACTCAGTCCTCGCAGGCGCTGGGTTTGACGGCAGCGTTTGCCGTTCAGTTAGAAAGATCAGGACTGGGCTTCAGTAGGGGAAAACATAGCTACAGAACAGCTGAAACGGCAGAGTTAATTGACCGTCTTTGTTCCAGTTCAACAGCTCGTGGCTGCACTCTAAGCAGGGCATTTTTCAAACTGCACGGCTCTGTAGTCAACGGAGAAGATAGATATCGtacccaaatattttattttacatactaGGAAGATAACTCCTTTTTAATTAAGTCCTTATACGACCAGTCAGGCATTTAAGAATTCTCAAG
Protein-coding sequences here:
- the AGTR2 gene encoding type-2 angiotensin II receptor, encoding MQSNCSLVITTRETLQVLFTAETNSSAALRSPPPCPLSSSDYQFSLIPALFSVVFVLGLVGNSVVVVVLCRYSGPKTVASIYIFNLAMADLLCLATLPFWATYYAQGYNWLFGSLMCKISSSVLCLNMFASIFFITCMGMDRYHAIVHPIRSQRRTPRQAYFIALVVWGLACLSSLPTFYFRDTHYIESLGVNACIMAFPHENYAKWSVATAFLKNALGFFIPLTVITTCYIWIRRHLLKAQEFGKNKQKRDKVLKLVAAVVVAFFISWLPFHILTFLDALAHMNIINNCDVTGIIDTALPFAICMAFANSCTNPLLYCFIGNQFQEKLHRLFKRRVYQFNSHRESSSLRKGSCFRDAETPVGREEGPESLL